TCTGGCAAGCATCCCCAGACCTGGCCACGGGGGGACCTTTTCTCCCTGCGGAGCCCCAGGGAGTTTGTGCCCATGTCCTATCCTCCCTTTACCCTGTGGGCTCTGGGGCACATGGCAGGAGCTCCAGGtgggtctccctccttccctgacaGCCTTTGGGTGTGATGGGTTGTTTTCGTGGCCAATGCCCAGAGCAGGccagggggtgtggggaggaagCCCTGCCATGTGGGGAGCAGATGGTGAATGGAGCTCCCCCAGTGCCTTGTCCTGGCCAGGCCATGGGGATGTGAGATGACACTGCTGAGCAAACAACCAGACATACCCTCTGTCcactccccacctgccccccagAGCATCACAGGAAAGATCCTGGCCACCCcagagcctgggggaggggagagagcccTCCAACCCCGCCTGGACTTGGACTCAAGCCAACAGGCTTCAAATTCCCACTCGGTCATCCACTTTCTCTGTGGCCCTGGGCACTCTCCCAGGAGcctggtttcctcctctgtacaaTGGGTATCGCTGCCCTGTAAAACAGGATCTGACTCAGTGGTTgtgcctttcttcttctccttccccaaaGATGGGGGTCTGGGGCTAGGAAGACAGGACAGGAGGTATGAACCGAATAGTTTAGCTTTTCTTTGGCACTTGTGAGAACTGGCCTCTGTTCTGGAATTTACAGCTTTGTGACTGCAGCTGGTGCCAAGTCCACCTGGCAATGAGTCTGAAAAGTTGTGCCTTCCTCTAGGCTGAGCTAGCCCAACACTTGTGTCTGTGCTTCGCTCTCCGTTGGCTGGGTGCCCTCATGCAGAGAGCCACCAGTGAAACTGCTCCCAGAGCTTCTGTCCGCACTCTCGGGAAAGTCATGGTTtcttaccctctctgggcctctgagcGTCAGTGTgcccacctataaaatggggttcTATAGTGATTTCTTATGTATTCCCAGAGCTATTGGGAGGTTCACATACATCGTGATGCCTTCCTCAGGCAGTTCTGGGCTCTCAGAAGAACCTCCAGGACACATATGCAAGCAGGGTGCAGAGGCTGTAAAATGTGGGCCACACCCTCTTCATGGTTACACAGATCAATATGGGAGTCTTCAGACTCCCACCAGGGCTCTGTTCCAGGCCTTTCTTCCTAGGGTCAGCTGAGGCCTCCAGCCTGCAGGGAAGCAGAGCCAGGCCTGGGAGGGCTGGGCTTCAGTGGACCCAACTTTAACAGGCACACTGGAACCATGACGAGGTCACCCAAACACAAGAGTTCAACAATCTCTAGGCCAAAAGGAATGGCATCAGCATcctcacagagaacagagggcGGCCGGACAGCAGGCAACTGCCAGCAGCGGGTGAGGGGTGGCTGGGCTGCAGGGCTGGGTCTGGTTTTCACACCTGTAAAGCACATAGCCTAGACAGAGTGCTTGATCAACGTTCGCTGCTATCATTAATGTTATGATTATTACTAATACCACAGCCTTCCTGGTCTCCTGAGAGATCAGGGGTACCCACTAAGCGCTAGGCCTTGTATGGGTACTGGGGCCACGATGGAGCAAGACACAGGCTCTGCTCTCAGAAGCTCGTAGGAAAGTGGGCAGGACAAATAGTTTGGTAGGTTTTGTAAGGGGAAAGTATAGGAGGCTGGTGGAGCCCAGAGGTGGTGGGGATGGTCTTAACACAGGCTTGCTGGGGCTGGAAGTCAGTGAGGAAAGTTTTCTTGGCAACCCAAAATTCACAGTGTAGTTGctattgtctccatttttctgatgcaaaaactgaggttcagaaaaggCACACAGCTGTTCACTGATGGAGCTAGGACTCTAACCCAGGGCTGCCTGGCTCCAAAGCTGGAGCTTTTTCACCTACAGCACCCCAGGTATGGGCCCCTTCTTCCTGGCCCACTCCTAGGGAGTCTTTCGGGATTCTGGGCAAAGGGAGAGCAGGGGCCTGACCATGATGGGCCTCGAATGCCAGGCCAGGGAGTCTGGGCTTCCTTCTGAAGGTTTGGGGCAGCCACTGATGGGTTTTCAGGTGGGGAGGCAGGTAGAGGTGGCATGGCCTGGGAGGCTATGGAGGTGTGAGAGTTTGCCAGAAGGGGTGGCCTTGGATGTGAGGCGCCCAAACAACCCAGACCCACTCGCCACCCGTAAGAAATGATGAGGGGTGTTGGGGTGCTGGGGAACCAAGGCCACAGGACTCAGGTGGGGGCCTGGGGCGATCCAGAACCCCAGGCTTCCAAGAGGACCCCAAGATCCAGCAGCTTCGatgcagagaggagggagggggtctGAACTCACACCTGGGCCCAGGCTGGGCCAGGGAattggcaggggagggaggggtgtttgttcccatttcccaGGGGAGATGTCATAGGTAGGGTTGGGTAGGGCAGGGCCCAAAGTGCTGAGACCTAGGAGCCGTTTCCTCTTTCCCACAGTGTGGAGCTACATCACTCCCACACACCCACTCCACCCCAGCCTTGCAGCAGGTAAGCCCCGGCTAAGGGGTTATGGGAGAAAGAGGCTTCAGGAACCAGAGGCCCCTCCCTTTACCCCCAATCCCACTGTAACTTAGGAGGGGAAAGACTGAAAAGCCAAAGGGAGCCAGAAACGGGGCTCCTGCAGCCCACAGTGGCCGCGCCGAACCCCATCCTTCATGCTAAACCAAACCCCAGTCCAGCCTGAGCCCCACACTTAACCCCAGACCCAGCCCCAGTCATAAACCTGACCCCACTCACACCTCCAACTTAAACTGCAGACTGAGCTTTCACCTTAACCCTACCACAGAACCCTAAGCTAACCCCAAACCAACCTCTGTGTCAGCTACAATCCCCACATCGACCCAATCCTAGCTACACCCCTGATTCCAAACCTAACCCTGACCCTTACCCCACGCCTGAGCTCAGCTCCATCCTGACCCTGACCCAAACACCAATCTGAGTCCTAACTTGAACTCATATCACTATCTGCTACTTCATCTTGCCCTAATGTCACTCCAGTCCCAGTTGGTAACCTAAGACTGACCTTAACCCAGCTTTCACCCTAACCCAGCTCAAGTCCACTCAACCCCAATTCCAACCCCAGCACCAGCCTCAGCTGCATTCCTGATCTCTACCTGTGCTCACCACCATCCCAATCACAATACATTCTACCCTTATGTGTATCTCTAGCCTCACCTTCAACCCAAACTCCATCCGTAACCTTAAGGTACCCTATCCCATCCCTAACCCTCTGCTGGGGCTCATTCCCACCCAGCTCTCAGCTAGCAGCGGCCACCATGTGGCTGGACGGGACATGTAGACTTcagcgtatacacacacacacctcgcATATACTAACACACTTCAATTTACACACACTCCtcagtgtacacacacacactagaaaaGGGAGGGAATCTTAGTCTGATTCTGAGGACTAGCCTGAGAGGGCAAGGTGACCAAGTGTCTCCTGCCCATCCCTTGGGCTGAACCCCTTTGAAGTTCCCTCCAATTTCCCCTGCAGTGTTGACTTTTACCACACAGggattcccacccccacccctttcttTGGAGCCATCCAGGCTTGCAGCCAGATTGGTTTGTAAATTAGAACAAAGcagctcccagggcttcccttccTCCATGTCCTGGAGGCTCTGCTCACAAAAGAATACAATGAACACACGCTATGCTGGGGTATAGTTCTCATGGGGGTCAGAGTCTAGAGGGGCAGAGACACACACCCAAGTAATCCAACTCAACAAGATCCCCAGTAGGGGAATGTATCTTGTTCTGTGAGAACAAAGAGAGGTTATTTAGCTGAGGATGCAGTGGGGGTTATTTGATCTGGGCCTTAAAGTTTAAGTAGGAGTTCACCTAGTGACAAGGAAGGAAAAGCCTTCCAGGCAGATGGAGTAGCATATTCAAAGGCAGGGATGCTGGGAGAGTTGAGCCTGGCAGGAAAGGCCAGGGTGGGGGGATATTAGGCTGAGTTAGTTGGGGGAAATagagcaggaagaggagggacACGGTGCAGGCAGGTGGTGGGGGGGATGGTTAGAGAGGCAGGGGGCAAGGGAAtcaggagggagtggggagagcacATCCAAGGATGATCTGAGGCTGCAGGACAGGCAGGATAGCAGGCCCAGCACCGTATGAGAACAGGCTGTGGCTCAGATAGGCAGATGGTCTCCAGAGGTGCCAACAGGGACCAAAAGCTGTTGTGGCTGTTGATCAAAGTAATAACAACTGAAGGATCTTTTACTGAGTGCTTTCTGTATGCCAGGCATTGAGGTAAGCATTTTTataacctcatttaattctcaaaataacccCACGAGGTACGTATTATTATATTGGTCCCCAGAGAGGATACAAGGGGTCCTGATGTTCAGAGAGGGAAACAATTTGTCCAGATTCACACACATAGGAATGGGGCAGTAGATGGGACTCGAACCAGGCCTGTGGATGGCAGAGCTGAGTCCTTCCTCAAAGTCACAGGGCCAAACCTAATGCCTGCCTTGGTAATCTCATTTCTTAACACTTGAAGCCCCCTGGCAACCTCCTCCTCCCCGCAGGCTGAATTATTCACATTTCCTTGATTGTTCCAGGCCTATTTCACCTCCCTGCTGTCTCACATGTAGTATCCTCTGCAAGAAATGGCCTTCTACCCTCAGCCCCTTCTCTAAGAAAAATTCCACCCATTCTCTAAACCTCCTTTGGGAAAGCTTCTTGAactgcaccccccccccacccggctGGTCCTTATGCCCACCTAGTCCCCTAATCACCCACTGGTCCTCCCTCTTTAAGGGCTAGGCTGGGTCTGCAGCCCCACCCTGGCACATGGCCTGGCCCAGAGCCATCAGTGAGTGTGAGTGGTTGGTCTCGAATGCAGGACCCAGCCCAGCCGTGGGTTAAAGTGGGagcccagggaggggctggggctctgATGGCCTCCCCCTACTGATTTCTTACTGGCCAGGGCTGTCTTGAGCCTTATCTGATTAGGGTTAAGTTGACAAGCAAGCACATCAGACACTGGCAAAGACTCCTGGGTTACTAAGTAACCCTGCCCTCTTTAAAAGTCCCACTGTTTTCCCCTGGCATCCAGAGCCAAGCACTTTTCTCTCGCTGCTGCCATGAACATCTTCCTGCTCTCTGCACTGTGCCTCCTTGGGGCCTGGGCCGCCCTAGCAGGGGGAGTCACCGTGAAGGTAAGTTCTCTGTCCCTACTGTGGCCCAGCTGGCTCTCTATGTCCAGGGCCCAGGGCCTGTCCCCTGAGAGGGCACCCCTCTGGGGATGGAGTGGGGGGCATGTCTAAGGCTTGACTCTTCCCCAGGGACCCCCTTCTCAGTCCTGCCTCTTACGCCTTCCTCTTCAAACTTGGAGAAAGAACATcaggtagagaaaagagaaacaatttgGGAAAGGCAGGTGATTAGCCAATTTACAGAATGCCTGCCATGACCAGGCTCCTCCAGTATGTCACTGAGATGCCAGGATCACCGTGGCAAGAGAGATTATTAGTCTCATTTTTCAGAGGAGtcaaacagagcctcagagagatTCTGTAACTGGGCATGGGCACATGGTTGGGAAGTGAAGGAGCTTGATTCAGTTCCAGACCTTCCTCCTCAGCCAAAGCCCTGACCTGGGTCTCAGGAATCACCTGGACAGCCTGGAGGTCCTGACAGAAGGGTGTGCCCATCGGTGTGGATGCCAGCCGTAGGCCAGCCTGGTACTCATCAGGGGCCCCATTCTATCACAGCCAGGCCCCAGGAGGCCTTTTACTGCTTCTCAAACATCAGCCAGGCAGCAGGCTGGAGCCGGGGGCCAAGGGATCAGCCCACACTGCTCTCAGGCAAGGGTGAAGAGAGAGCCATGTGGCTTCAGGATGCCTGAGCCTTGGTCCCAGCTCTGTGCCTCTCCCTAAAAATCAGCACAGTGACTCCCACTAATAGGCACCTATTGTGTCCCTGCCGCTTCACGTCTGTCTTCTCCATTCCTCATATAACAGGCAGACCCTAGGATTCCCAGAGTGTAATGACCTGTCCATGATCGCAGAgcaaaaccaggattcaaacccagtgtCTGGCTCTGAGCTCTGACCATCTCATATTGCCCCGCAGTGGAGCACCTGGCTCCCGTGTGCTGCAAACACTGTTTGAGTGCCACCGGGGCTGGAGAGGGGGCAGTCCTTGGGGAAGCAGCCAGGGAGCAGGCTGTAGCCTGGCCTCACACCCTGGACATGTCTCTCTCAGGATGGAGAGTTCTCCTTTTCTCTGGAGTCAGTGAAGAAGCTCAAGGACCTCCAGCAGCTCCAAGAGCCTAGGAGGCCTAGAAATACTGGTGGATCCCTCGTTCCCATCCTCTGTAGCTCCCCGAGGTTTCCCGAAGAACTCAAGCCTCTCTGCAAGGAACCCAATGCACAGGAGATCCTGGAGAGGCTCGGTGAGTAACCCCCTCTCTGAAGGGCGGGGTCCAGGAATTCCCTGATTGGTGGCACTTGAAGGAGAGATGTGTTCTGATTGGTGGGATTCCGAGGATGAGCTCTGCTCTGTTTGGTGCGTCTGTTAAGCCCTCGGTTTGTCTGGTCTCAGCTGTAACGCCTTTCTGGGTAGGCTTTCCGCCCTGATTGGCTGGCTTACAGTACTTGTGTCCTGGTTTGGGGTGGAAAGCACCGCTGGTCCGAGAGGACAGGCCTGGGTTTCTCCTGGGTGGTGGATGTTCAAACTCTGGCTCAAGGGAGGGCGGGAGATTTGGGCAGAGGAAGCTGCACTCACGGGGCCCCGTTTCTCCTGTCCAGAGGCCATCGCTGAGGATCCGAGCTCGTGTGAGATCTGTGCCTACGCTGCCTGTGCTGGATGCTAGGGCGGTGGGTACTCGCTACCTTCTGTCCCTCCCCTGCAGGCCGCTCCCCCTCCCCGCAGCTCCACCTACCCAGAATGGAGGAGTAACCAGAGGGCAGCCTGGggaggcccagcccctgcccgcatACGATCTGGAGCTGCCGGTACTTTCCAAGATCCACCCCCACCCGCGGCTAATAAACCAGATTCCAGAGTCCTCCTGGTGTtgctttcattccttctttcatcCCACTTTATGGATGTCTACCCTGCCCTCGCCAGCTCAGAGTTTAGTGTGCTAAGTGCAAGAACCCTGCTCTTCCTGCTAAGCCAGCATCGGTACTGCCCGCCACTCACAGACACGGAGGAGACTTGAATCCAACGACCACCAATGGAGGAGGTGgaacttctgcttttctttcatGATCCCTAAGCCACACGTGAGCTCCTGTGCTGGTTTGGATG
This genomic stretch from Kogia breviceps isolate mKogBre1 chromosome 1, mKogBre1 haplotype 1, whole genome shotgun sequence harbors:
- the GUCA2A gene encoding guanylin, whose translation is MNIFLLSALCLLGAWAALAGGVTVKDGEFSFSLESVKKLKDLQQLQEPRRPRNTGGSLVPILCSSPRFPEELKPLCKEPNAQEILERLEAIAEDPSSCEICAYAACAGC